In a single window of the Niabella ginsenosidivorans genome:
- the glgB gene encoding 1,4-alpha-glucan branching protein GlgB — translation MPIDIKKLQEQFEAENFIDTSKPVWNYSLLRQEDIVNFQRGTHYSLFEKFGSHSICVNNQWGMYFCVWAPNARFVFVTGNFNDWNKVTHPLTARWDQSGIWEGFIPGFQLGEVYKYHIVGANNTAVDKGDPFANYWELRPMTASITWDLYYEWQDAQWMDDLRKQHNALEAPWSVYEVHLASWQRPDPSDEHSYNSYDQLAERLVPYVKEMGFTHVELMPVTEHPFDGSWGYQTTGYFAPTSRFGDPQGFMRLVDAFHNAGIGVILDWVPSHFPYDAHGLFLFDGEHTYEYADMRKGYHPDWNSYVFNYKRGEVKSFLISSARFWLEVFHIDGLRVDAVSSMLKLNYSRTEGQWEPNEFGGDGNIEAIKFIKDLNETVYRDFPDVQTIAEEATDWPGVSRPTFEGGLGFGMKWMMGWMHDTLDYFKLDSLHRKHHQNDFTFSMMYYYDENFMLPISHDEVVHGKSPLIYKMPGDLWQKFANLRLFFTYMWTHPGAKLLFMGSEFGQTSEWNYKSELDWSLLQHKSHKGAQQCLRALNKILVDEPAMYSNQFNTNGFEWVDLNHREESVIVYKRKGIKPEEDLLILLNMTPEVRYDWVVETSGKEYTQELFNSDDRAYDGTGDVFNKELRTELTDDTEKRYRITLNLPPLAGLILK, via the coding sequence ATGCCCATTGATATCAAAAAACTCCAGGAGCAGTTTGAAGCGGAAAATTTTATTGACACCTCCAAACCGGTTTGGAATTATTCTTTACTGAGGCAGGAGGATATCGTAAATTTTCAAAGAGGGACCCATTATTCCCTGTTTGAGAAGTTCGGATCACATTCCATCTGTGTCAACAACCAGTGGGGCATGTATTTTTGTGTATGGGCCCCTAACGCCCGTTTTGTATTCGTTACCGGCAATTTTAATGATTGGAACAAGGTAACACACCCGTTAACAGCCCGGTGGGATCAGAGCGGTATATGGGAGGGGTTTATACCGGGGTTTCAACTGGGCGAAGTCTACAAATATCATATAGTTGGTGCTAACAATACTGCGGTTGATAAAGGAGACCCGTTTGCGAACTACTGGGAGCTGCGGCCAATGACCGCTTCTATTACCTGGGATCTGTATTATGAATGGCAGGATGCGCAGTGGATGGATGACCTGAGAAAGCAACACAATGCCCTGGAAGCGCCCTGGAGCGTTTATGAAGTGCACCTGGCAAGCTGGCAGCGGCCCGATCCTTCTGATGAGCATTCCTATAATTCCTACGATCAGCTTGCAGAACGGCTGGTGCCTTATGTAAAGGAAATGGGTTTTACACATGTGGAGCTGATGCCGGTTACAGAGCACCCCTTTGACGGGAGCTGGGGGTACCAGACAACCGGTTATTTTGCACCTACATCACGTTTTGGAGACCCGCAGGGGTTTATGCGGCTTGTTGATGCGTTCCATAATGCAGGCATTGGTGTAATATTAGACTGGGTGCCTTCTCATTTTCCCTATGACGCGCATGGCTTATTCCTGTTTGACGGGGAGCATACTTATGAATATGCAGATATGCGGAAAGGTTACCATCCGGACTGGAACTCCTATGTGTTCAATTATAAAAGGGGAGAGGTAAAGTCCTTTCTCATCAGCAGCGCCCGCTTCTGGCTGGAGGTATTTCATATTGACGGATTAAGGGTGGATGCAGTAAGCTCAATGCTGAAACTGAATTACTCAAGAACAGAAGGCCAATGGGAACCCAACGAATTCGGGGGGGATGGGAATATTGAAGCCATAAAGTTTATAAAAGATCTGAATGAGACCGTTTACAGGGATTTTCCGGATGTGCAGACCATTGCAGAGGAGGCGACCGACTGGCCGGGGGTTTCACGCCCTACATTTGAGGGCGGGCTTGGATTTGGTATGAAATGGATGATGGGCTGGATGCATGATACACTGGATTATTTTAAACTGGATTCCCTGCACCGGAAACATCATCAGAATGATTTTACATTCAGCATGATGTATTACTATGATGAAAATTTTATGCTGCCTATCAGTCACGACGAAGTGGTGCACGGGAAGAGCCCGCTGATCTATAAAATGCCCGGTGACCTCTGGCAGAAATTTGCAAACCTGCGCCTGTTCTTTACGTATATGTGGACGCATCCCGGTGCCAAGCTATTATTTATGGGCTCGGAGTTTGGCCAGACCTCGGAGTGGAATTATAAATCGGAGCTGGACTGGTCCTTGTTGCAGCACAAAAGCCACAAAGGAGCACAGCAATGTTTACGCGCTCTGAATAAGATTCTGGTGGATGAACCGGCTATGTATAGCAACCAGTTTAACACAAACGGGTTTGAATGGGTTGATCTGAACCACCGTGAAGAAAGCGTGATCGTTTATAAAAGAAAAGGAATAAAGCCTGAAGAGGATCTGCTGATCCTTTTAAATATGACCCCGGAAGTGCGTTATGACTGGGTGGTGGAAACCTCCGGGAAAGAATACACGCAGGAACTGTTTAATTCTGATGACCGGGCATATGACGGAACCGGCGATGTGTTTAATAAAGAGTTGCGCACCGAGCTGACAGATGACACAGAAAAGCGATACAGGATCACCCTCAACCTGCCGCCGCTTGCAGGGCTTATTCTGAAATGA
- a CDS encoding universal stress protein, translating into MKKILVLTDFSDNAQHAAAYALNLAKIEQGAALILLNTFEPPVLMPPDAGGIAPDGTPSITDYSLVMEETALIEKGNQEQIVKAKEQLGAPDPSVEITTIVKEGFLGDIANEISEQESVDLVVMGIKGRSGIDKMLIGSNAIKAIEGIDKPLLIIPDKATVTGLGKIALASDLELLKEETLHQLQAFMKTTGADSLQVVTVNKEVNNPASEERVSAIKALLQPLSPTFHFIKAENVAAGLETFVAQNNISLLVFTHHERGFFSGLFHKSVGKKIAWNTTVPVLRLKN; encoded by the coding sequence ATGAAAAAAATCCTTGTGCTGACTGATTTCTCTGACAATGCACAGCATGCAGCGGCCTACGCCCTGAACCTTGCAAAAATAGAGCAGGGTGCCGCATTGATCCTTTTAAATACTTTTGAGCCACCTGTGCTGATGCCACCGGACGCAGGCGGCATTGCCCCGGATGGAACACCCAGCATAACCGATTATTCACTGGTAATGGAAGAAACCGCGCTGATTGAAAAAGGAAACCAGGAGCAGATTGTAAAAGCAAAAGAGCAGCTGGGCGCGCCGGACCCTTCTGTTGAAATTACAACGATTGTTAAAGAAGGTTTTTTAGGTGATATAGCCAATGAAATTTCAGAGCAGGAATCGGTTGACCTGGTTGTAATGGGGATCAAAGGAAGATCCGGTATTGATAAAATGCTCATTGGCAGCAATGCAATAAAGGCCATTGAAGGTATTGATAAACCCCTGCTCATCATTCCTGATAAAGCAACGGTTACCGGTCTCGGCAAAATTGCCCTTGCATCTGACCTGGAATTATTAAAAGAGGAGACTCTTCATCAGCTGCAGGCTTTTATGAAAACCACGGGAGCTGACAGTCTGCAGGTTGTTACGGTAAATAAAGAGGTGAACAACCCTGCCAGTGAGGAAAGGGTCAGCGCTATAAAAGCGCTGCTGCAACCCCTGAGCCCTACATTCCATTTTATAAAAGCGGAAAATGTAGCCGCGGGACTGGAAACGTTTGTGGCTCAAAACAATATTTCATTACTGGTATTTACCCATCATGAAAGGGGCTTTTTTTCAGGACTGTTCCATAAAAGCGTGGGAAAGAAGATTGCCTGGAATACCACCGTTCCTGTTTTAAGGCTGAAGAACTAG
- a CDS encoding class 1 isoprenoid biosynthesis enzyme, protein MSNHSYHISLLNTLEQLYTLFTRLKKQNRYIQHQLPAVIDQLQKGLSSTLAPKHFPRIIKYWQLGLNIVCNNFYTLTGSVLSAGEQERILLLSIFGPLYDDLFDDNTMTPARIEVFSNNPEKLQPVNFEEELLCAIYLKLLASVPDRERFRERLLQVYKWQKESLKQRDPFIAEKTLYEITYQKSYHSILLYHTVLDQYPHAQVLEMLYPVAGLLQLTNDAFDVYKDSKAGVYTIPDRFMDYRKIKKHFLNEIADVNRKLNALPYLQPNRKKYAITIHCLNAMGWIALDQLGQVLKDVKDPAVINTIDKKQLICDMDTLPRKIKWIRQVQHLSNYSGN, encoded by the coding sequence ATGTCCAACCACAGCTATCATATCAGCCTGCTCAATACCCTTGAGCAATTGTATACATTATTTACACGGCTAAAAAAACAGAACCGGTATATCCAACATCAACTGCCTGCTGTTATTGATCAATTGCAAAAAGGCTTATCTTCCACGCTGGCTCCAAAGCATTTTCCCCGTATTATAAAATACTGGCAGCTGGGGCTGAACATTGTATGCAATAATTTTTACACCCTTACCGGCTCCGTGCTATCGGCTGGTGAACAGGAGCGCATTCTCTTATTAAGCATTTTCGGCCCTTTGTATGACGACCTTTTTGACGACAATACAATGACACCTGCCCGCATTGAAGTATTCAGCAATAATCCTGAAAAATTACAGCCGGTTAATTTTGAAGAGGAACTGCTTTGTGCCATTTATCTAAAATTGCTGGCAAGCGTGCCTGACAGAGAGCGTTTCCGGGAACGGTTGCTGCAGGTATACAAATGGCAAAAAGAATCATTAAAACAGCGCGATCCGTTTATTGCGGAGAAAACGCTTTATGAAATAACTTATCAGAAAAGCTACCATTCCATTCTCCTTTATCACACGGTGCTGGATCAGTATCCTCATGCGCAGGTGCTGGAAATGCTTTACCCCGTGGCCGGGCTGCTTCAGCTGACCAACGATGCCTTTGATGTATATAAGGACAGTAAGGCAGGAGTATACACTATTCCAGACCGGTTTATGGACTACCGGAAGATCAAAAAGCATTTTCTTAATGAGATAGCAGATGTGAACCGGAAATTAAATGCGCTTCCCTATCTTCAGCCAAACAGGAAAAAATATGCTATTACCATTCATTGTTTAAATGCAATGGGATGGATCGCTTTGGATCAGTTAGGGCAGGTGCTGAAGGATGTTAAGGATCCGGCAGTTATTAATACCATCGATAAAAAGCAGCTGATCTGCGATATGGATACGCTACCTCGGAAAATAAAATGGATCCGGCAGGTACAGCATCTTTCCAATTATTCCGGCAACTGA
- the glgP gene encoding alpha-glucan family phosphorylase — protein MAFEHFTVPYEIDHNYSKRVAYFSMEFAIHQALKIYSGGLGFLSGSHFRSAYELKQNMIGIGILWKYGYYDQERNQDQTLDVAWNEKLYSFLEDTGIKFQILVHDAPVWVKAFYLNPETFKTAPLFLLSTDLPENDYVSQTICHKLYDANVATKVAQFILLGVGGAKLIDLLGFTPEIYHLNEAHGLPAAFYLYQKYNRDLSDVKKRLVFTTHTPEEAGNEKHDIYLCHKMSYFCGLSVDEVKALTHEPGDQFNHSLVALRFAHIANGVSRLHGEVSREMWNKYEGICPIIHITNAQNWMYWADKQMYKFKDVGDHYGLDDRKRFLKKRAFEIVADQTGKLFSPDVLTIVWARRFAGYKRPGLIAADRERFHALLTNEQYPVQIIWAGKPYPMDFPAIGEFNELVHLSKAYKNVSVLIGYELGLSKRLKQAADVWLNNPRVPREASGTSGMTAAMNGAVNFSTDDGWIPEFINHGHNGFVIPKGDYAHMNVHEQDEYDLGKLYEILTTQILPLYYNDYSTWRQIMKNGMQDVRFQFESNRMAHEYYALMYNAPA, from the coding sequence ATGGCATTTGAGCACTTTACCGTTCCTTATGAAATTGATCATAATTATTCAAAAAGAGTGGCTTATTTTTCAATGGAGTTTGCGATTCATCAGGCTTTGAAGATCTATAGCGGGGGGCTGGGCTTTTTATCCGGGTCCCATTTTCGCAGCGCCTATGAGCTGAAACAAAATATGATCGGCATTGGCATCCTTTGGAAATACGGCTACTATGATCAGGAGCGCAATCAGGATCAGACCCTGGATGTGGCCTGGAATGAAAAGTTGTACAGTTTTCTGGAAGATACCGGCATCAAATTCCAGATACTGGTGCATGATGCCCCGGTTTGGGTAAAGGCTTTTTACCTGAATCCGGAAACATTTAAAACAGCGCCTTTATTTTTACTGAGCACTGATCTCCCGGAAAATGATTACGTGTCTCAAACCATCTGCCATAAACTGTATGATGCCAATGTAGCTACAAAAGTGGCACAGTTTATTTTGCTGGGCGTTGGGGGCGCAAAGCTGATCGATCTTCTGGGCTTCACCCCGGAGATTTATCATCTGAATGAAGCGCATGGCCTGCCTGCCGCCTTTTACCTGTATCAAAAATACAATCGCGATCTTAGCGACGTAAAGAAGCGGCTGGTATTTACCACGCATACACCGGAAGAAGCCGGTAATGAAAAGCACGATATTTACCTCTGCCATAAAATGAGCTATTTCTGTGGGTTAAGCGTTGATGAGGTAAAGGCTTTAACACATGAGCCGGGCGACCAGTTCAACCATTCCCTGGTAGCTCTGCGTTTTGCGCATATTGCAAACGGGGTTTCCAGACTGCACGGAGAAGTATCGCGTGAAATGTGGAATAAATATGAGGGTATCTGCCCCATTATTCATATAACCAATGCCCAGAACTGGATGTACTGGGCAGACAAGCAGATGTACAAGTTTAAAGATGTAGGCGACCATTACGGGTTGGATGACCGGAAACGATTTCTGAAAAAAAGGGCCTTTGAGATAGTGGCAGATCAAACCGGGAAACTGTTTAGCCCGGATGTATTAACTATAGTGTGGGCAAGAAGATTTGCCGGTTATAAAAGACCGGGCCTGATTGCTGCAGACCGGGAACGGTTTCACGCATTGCTGACCAATGAACAATATCCTGTACAGATTATTTGGGCAGGCAAACCTTACCCGATGGACTTTCCGGCGATAGGTGAATTTAATGAGCTGGTGCACCTGAGCAAAGCGTATAAAAATGTATCGGTGCTGATTGGTTATGAGCTGGGATTGTCAAAACGCCTGAAGCAGGCAGCCGATGTATGGCTGAACAATCCCCGTGTTCCCCGTGAGGCTTCGGGCACCAGTGGCATGACGGCGGCAATGAACGGCGCTGTGAATTTTTCTACAGACGACGGATGGATCCCGGAGTTCATCAACCACGGGCACAATGGCTTTGTGATCCCGAAAGGAGATTATGCCCATATGAATGTGCATGAGCAGGATGAATATGATCTCGGTAAATTATACGAGATTCTTACCACCCAGATCCTGCCATTGTATTATAACGATTACAGTACCTGGCGCCAGATCATGAAGAATGGGATGCAGGACGTACGCTTCCAGTTTGAAAGCAACCGGATGGCGCATGAGTATTATGCACTGATGTACAATGCCCCGGCATAA
- a CDS encoding 4-hydroxy-3-methylbut-2-enyl diphosphate reductase, with translation MKQFDVPVFYRSPLISNIKRYRKSKDKLKKDFSPTLLDFGPVQIYLARHFGFCYGVENAIEIAFKTIEDNPGKRIYLLSEMIHNPQVNEDLLSRGVQFLQDTHGKQIIAFEDLTKEDIVLIPAFGTTLEIEKKLNNIGIHTEKYNTTCPFVEKVWNRSEVIAKKDYTIIIHGKPIHEETRATFSHAASNAPAVVVKDMEQTIELAKYITGEKPAAGFYTEFKGQYSDGFDIEKDLDRIGVVNQTTMLASDTQAIADYLKQVMIEKYALTRERLAERFADTRDTLCYATNDNQTSVMEMLQTPADFAIVVGGYNSSNTSHLVELCEERSPTYFICNAEKILDSQNILHYNVHTRQELLTTAFLPRHSPVKVLMTSGASCPDALVEQVIEKLAGFFSKSKPVGEIMEAFMDA, from the coding sequence ATGAAGCAGTTTGATGTGCCCGTTTTTTACAGAAGCCCGTTAATATCCAATATTAAAAGGTACCGGAAGAGCAAGGATAAATTAAAAAAAGACTTCTCGCCCACCCTTCTTGATTTTGGCCCCGTTCAGATTTACCTGGCAAGGCATTTTGGCTTTTGCTACGGGGTAGAGAACGCTATTGAGATCGCTTTTAAAACCATAGAGGATAACCCGGGCAAAAGGATCTATTTGTTAAGCGAAATGATCCACAACCCCCAGGTAAATGAGGACCTGCTAAGCAGGGGGGTACAATTCCTCCAGGATACGCATGGAAAGCAGATCATTGCTTTTGAGGATCTGACAAAAGAGGATATTGTATTAATACCGGCCTTTGGCACCACCCTTGAAATTGAAAAAAAGCTTAACAACATCGGTATTCACACAGAAAAGTACAATACTACCTGCCCCTTTGTTGAAAAGGTATGGAACCGAAGTGAGGTCATTGCAAAAAAAGACTATACCATCATTATTCATGGAAAGCCGATCCATGAAGAGACCAGAGCAACTTTTTCCCATGCTGCCTCCAATGCACCTGCTGTTGTTGTAAAGGATATGGAGCAAACAATAGAGCTGGCCAAATATATAACAGGAGAAAAGCCTGCTGCCGGTTTTTATACCGAGTTTAAAGGACAATACAGCGATGGGTTTGATATTGAAAAAGACCTGGACCGGATCGGCGTGGTGAACCAGACCACCATGCTTGCCAGCGACACACAGGCAATAGCGGATTATCTGAAACAGGTGATGATTGAAAAATACGCGCTTACCAGGGAACGTCTTGCCGAACGGTTTGCAGACACAAGAGATACGCTTTGCTATGCAACCAACGATAACCAGACCTCGGTTATGGAGATGCTGCAGACACCCGCGGATTTTGCTATTGTGGTTGGAGGCTATAACTCATCCAACACTTCGCACCTGGTGGAGCTTTGCGAAGAAAGGTCACCCACTTATTTTATCTGCAATGCGGAAAAGATTCTGGATAGCCAGAACATCCTGCATTATAATGTGCATACCCGGCAGGAACTGCTTACCACTGCATTCTTACCCCGCCATTCGCCTGTAAAAGTGCTGATGACCAGCGGGGCCTCCTGCCCCGATGCCCTGGTGGAGCAGGTCATTGAAAAACTGGCAGGCTTTTTCAGCAAAAGCAAACCGGTCGGGGAAATAATGGAAGCATTTATGGATGCATAA
- a CDS encoding alpha-amylase family glycosyl hydrolase, which yields MRILYLLAGFIFISASCKLMPRQEEQKRASEKMIIMDKESADWIHTTSIYEVNLRQYTPEGTFNAFAAALPRLKDMGVQTLWFMPVTPIAKEKRKGSLGSYYACSDYTAVNPEFGTLQDFKQLVKQAHEMGFKVIIDWVANHTGWDHVWTKQHPDYYLHNSDGSFHAASGMDDIIELDYKNPALRKAMIEAMKFWVQQADIDGFRCDLASWVELSFWQEARPQLDALKPLFWLGEFDELENPGYGKVFQASYSWKWMHKTEDFFKQKQPLSELYDLLLQYNAIGDSSMRAWFTSNHDENSWNGTEYEKYGPLAQPLAVFSCTWNGVPLIYSGQELPLKDKRLQFFDKDPIPWPSKNIGEESGLELHGFYKVLLHLHSGNPALRGGDPAVVTYRLTTTADDKIFAYLRKKDHYEVLVILNFSNTGPLKFEITDAHLSGRFVNAFSGLAGDFAAGKSMEIPSHGYGVYVKE from the coding sequence ATGAGAATCCTATATTTATTGGCCGGTTTCATTTTTATTTCAGCTTCCTGTAAATTGATGCCCAGGCAGGAGGAACAAAAAAGAGCCAGCGAAAAAATGATCATTATGGATAAAGAATCTGCAGATTGGATACATACGACCAGTATTTATGAGGTAAACCTTCGGCAGTACACGCCGGAAGGCACTTTTAATGCCTTTGCAGCGGCATTGCCCCGGTTAAAAGATATGGGAGTGCAAACGCTCTGGTTCATGCCGGTTACCCCTATTGCAAAAGAAAAAAGAAAGGGCTCCCTGGGCAGCTATTATGCCTGCTCCGATTATACGGCTGTTAATCCTGAATTTGGTACGCTGCAGGATTTTAAGCAGCTGGTAAAACAGGCCCATGAAATGGGCTTTAAAGTGATCATTGACTGGGTAGCTAATCATACAGGCTGGGATCATGTCTGGACAAAACAGCACCCTGACTATTATTTGCACAACAGTGATGGCAGCTTTCATGCTGCAAGCGGCATGGATGATATTATTGAGCTGGATTATAAAAACCCGGCTCTGAGGAAAGCAATGATTGAAGCTATGAAGTTTTGGGTGCAGCAGGCGGATATTGACGGTTTTCGCTGCGACCTTGCGTCCTGGGTAGAGCTCAGCTTCTGGCAGGAAGCCCGGCCGCAGCTGGATGCCCTTAAACCCTTGTTCTGGCTGGGTGAATTTGACGAGCTGGAAAATCCTGGTTATGGCAAAGTGTTCCAGGCCAGCTATTCCTGGAAATGGATGCATAAAACAGAAGACTTTTTCAAACAAAAGCAACCGCTTTCAGAATTGTATGACCTGCTGCTGCAATACAATGCCATTGGCGATTCCAGCATGCGTGCATGGTTTACCAGCAATCATGATGAGAACAGCTGGAACGGTACAGAATATGAAAAATACGGGCCGCTTGCCCAGCCATTGGCTGTGTTCAGCTGCACCTGGAACGGGGTTCCGCTTATTTACAGCGGGCAGGAGCTTCCTTTAAAGGACAAACGCCTGCAATTTTTTGATAAGGACCCGATTCCCTGGCCTTCAAAAAATATAGGCGAGGAGAGCGGGCTGGAACTACACGGTTTTTATAAAGTGTTGCTGCACCTGCATTCCGGTAATCCTGCGTTGCGCGGCGGCGACCCGGCAGTAGTAACTTATAGATTAACAACTACAGCAGATGATAAAATCTTTGCTTACCTGCGGAAAAAGGACCATTATGAAGTGCTGGTGATCCTGAACTTTTCAAACACCGGCCCGTTGAAGTTTGAGATCACAGATGCGCACCTGTCCGGCAGGTTTGTCAATGCGTTTTCCGGCTTAGCCGGTGATTTTGCTGCGGGAAAAAGTATGGAGATCCCATCGCATGGCTACGGGGTTTATGTAAAGGAATAA
- a CDS encoding acyl-CoA reductase — protein sequence MTLSQRIALLVKLGSYMQTNDAAWTAAKEQAFKKNGWFLPEFIDRAVTNIATRFLQEPVLKKWVRSYPALGEQQNNPRLVGLVMAGNIPLVGFHDLLCIFISGNKSLIKASSKDEILIAHLVKKMIEWAPETEQLISFAPLLKGCDAYIATGSDNTAGYFEYYFSKYPSLIRRNRTSAAVLTGKETDEELNALADDVHLYFGMGCRNVTKIFVPEQYDFEHLLAVFKKYDYLSDVHKYKNNYDYNLALYILNKRYYMSTAAILLVEDPSLFSPVSQLNYGYYENRSNLVGELVNNPSVQCIVGSGYMPFGTAQSPAIDQYADGEDTLKFLLSLQQ from the coding sequence ATGACATTATCACAACGTATTGCATTATTGGTGAAATTGGGCAGTTATATGCAAACGAATGATGCAGCATGGACGGCGGCAAAAGAACAGGCCTTTAAAAAGAACGGCTGGTTTCTTCCGGAATTCATTGACCGGGCGGTTACAAATATAGCCACCCGCTTTTTGCAGGAGCCTGTTTTAAAAAAATGGGTACGTTCCTATCCTGCGCTTGGTGAGCAGCAGAACAACCCCAGGCTTGTAGGGCTTGTGATGGCAGGTAATATTCCTTTGGTGGGGTTCCATGACCTGTTGTGCATTTTTATCAGTGGCAATAAAAGCCTTATAAAGGCATCTTCAAAAGATGAAATACTGATCGCCCATCTTGTAAAAAAAATGATTGAATGGGCGCCCGAAACAGAACAGCTCATTTCCTTTGCACCCCTGTTAAAAGGATGCGATGCCTATATAGCAACAGGCAGCGACAATACAGCGGGGTACTTTGAATATTACTTTTCAAAATATCCCAGCCTGATCCGGCGTAACCGTACATCGGCAGCAGTTTTAACCGGCAAGGAAACCGATGAGGAATTAAATGCGCTGGCAGATGATGTACATCTGTATTTTGGAATGGGATGCAGGAACGTTACCAAAATTTTTGTACCGGAACAATATGATTTTGAACACCTGCTTGCTGTTTTTAAAAAATATGACTATTTGTCGGACGTGCATAAATACAAAAACAATTATGACTATAACCTGGCCCTGTACATACTTAACAAACGGTACTATATGAGCACTGCGGCGATCCTGCTGGTAGAAGACCCTTCCCTGTTCTCACCGGTCAGCCAGCTTAATTACGGGTATTATGAAAACAGGTCGAATCTTGTAGGGGAACTGGTAAACAATCCTTCGGTACAGTGCATTGTAGGATCAGGTTATATGCCTTTTGGCACAGCCCAGAGTCCGGCTATAGATCAGTATGCAGATGGTGAGGATACCCTGAAATTTTTACTCTCCCTGCAACAATAA
- a CDS encoding trypsin-like peptidase domain-containing protein, with protein sequence MKWKQLLLVIVVSILSAFAGIFLYGKFVRNGSTAIGAPTDGKLPANYASFFDNNGNAAEPTDFTKASESAIPAVVHIKTKIPAKKITNNLPNRGRSGDPFDDFFGDMFGFGPQIQPEQKASGSGVIISQDGYIVTNNHVISDGSNGVAPEIKVTLNEGRKVYNAKVVGRDASTDLAVLKVEANNLPYMIYGNSDDAKIGQWVLAVGYPFNLEATVTAGIISAKGRNIGINSQQSLTPVESFIQTDAAVNPGNSGGPLINTNGQLLGINSAILAPTGTYAGYSFAIPVNIVKKVVNDIIKYGDVKRGYIGISYAPSDPQNDQNLRGKGLQSGAGVYVLGVSSNGGAAKAGIKAGDVITKVNGIDIISVNQMGGTIFSAQPGDKIKLSYLRGGKEYTTDVTLTEKPNDVKINSGSVLSDQLGVDLATVDSKRAAQLRIPGGVEIKSIRPNGLLSRNRIDKGFIITAVNGQPVKSVDDLAKVLSASRSSTIQLDGIYPGYSGQYSYQINLDGDEGNDDTDSSY encoded by the coding sequence ATGAAATGGAAACAACTTCTCTTAGTGATTGTAGTGAGCATACTATCTGCTTTTGCAGGAATCTTTCTCTATGGAAAATTTGTGCGTAACGGCAGCACTGCGATAGGTGCGCCAACCGATGGAAAGCTGCCTGCAAACTATGCCAGCTTTTTTGATAATAATGGTAATGCCGCTGAGCCAACGGATTTTACAAAGGCTTCTGAATCGGCCATTCCGGCTGTGGTGCATATAAAAACAAAAATCCCTGCCAAAAAAATAACCAATAACCTGCCCAACAGGGGCAGAAGCGGTGACCCTTTCGATGATTTTTTTGGAGACATGTTCGGCTTTGGCCCGCAGATACAACCGGAGCAAAAAGCTTCCGGCAGTGGTGTCATTATTAGCCAGGACGGTTATATTGTAACCAACAATCACGTTATTTCCGATGGCAGCAACGGTGTGGCACCGGAAATAAAAGTAACGTTAAACGAAGGCCGTAAAGTGTACAATGCAAAAGTGGTAGGCCGCGATGCGAGCACTGATCTTGCCGTATTAAAGGTGGAGGCCAATAACCTGCCCTATATGATCTACGGCAATTCAGACGATGCAAAAATAGGACAATGGGTGCTGGCCGTTGGTTATCCCTTTAACCTGGAAGCCACTGTTACTGCAGGGATCATTAGCGCAAAAGGAAGGAATATTGGTATTAACAGCCAGCAAAGCCTTACCCCTGTAGAGTCTTTTATTCAAACAGATGCCGCGGTAAACCCGGGGAACAGTGGTGGCCCGCTGATCAATACCAACGGGCAGCTCCTGGGAATTAATTCCGCTATTCTGGCGCCCACCGGAACATACGCCGGCTATTCCTTTGCCATTCCTGTGAATATTGTAAAAAAAGTAGTAAACGATATTATCAAATATGGGGATGTAAAACGCGGCTATATTGGTATCAGCTATGCCCCTTCCGATCCTCAGAACGACCAAAACTTAAGAGGCAAAGGGTTGCAAAGCGGCGCAGGTGTTTACGTATTGGGCGTTTCAAGCAACGGGGGCGCTGCAAAGGCAGGTATTAAAGCCGGGGATGTTATTACAAAAGTAAACGGCATTGATATTATTTCCGTAAACCAGATGGGGGGCACTATATTCAGCGCCCAGCCCGGCGACAAAATAAAATTAAGCTACTTAAGAGGGGGTAAAGAATATACAACAGACGTTACATTAACGGAGAAACCCAATGATGTAAAAATCAATTCAGGAAGTGTACTGAGCGATCAGTTAGGCGTGGATCTGGCAACCGTTGATTCAAAAAGAGCCGCCCAGTTAAGAATTCCCGGAGGGGTTGAAATTAAAAGTATCCGGCCAAACGGATTATTAAGCCGGAACCGTATTGATAAAGGATTTATCATTACTGCTGTGAACGGGCAGCCCGTCAAAAGCGTTGACGATCTTGCAAAAGTATTGTCAGCCAGCAGGAGCAGCACCATACAGCTGGATGGTATCTATCCCGGCTATAGCGGCCAGTACTCCTACCAGATCAACCTGGATGGAGACGAGGGCAACGACGATACAGATTCAAGTTATTAA